CCGGGCTTTTCGACCACGCGTCTAAGTCTGGTGGATCGCGGTTTCGCCTATGCCATCGCGCATATTCGCGGCGGCGATGATCTTGGGCGGCGCTGGTATCTGCAAGGCAAGATGTTTGAGCGCACCAACACCTTTAACGATTTCGTCGATGCGGGCCGCGGTCTGATCGACACGGGCTTCACCGCAGAGGGCATGGTCACCGCCAGCGGCGGTTCGGCTGGCGGCGAGCTGATGGGCGCAATCGTCAATCAGGACCCTTCGCAATATGGCGCCATCGTGGCCCATGTGCCCTTCGTCGATGTGCTCAACACGATGCTCAATTCCTCGCTGCCGCTGACACCGGGCGAATGGCAGGAATGGGGCAACCCGATCGAGAGTAAGGAGGCCTTTGCCTATATCCTTTCCTACAGCCCGTATGATCAGGTGAAGGCGCAGGACTATCCCCCGATGCTGGTCACCGCTGGCCTCAACGATCCGCGCGTGACCTATTGGGAGCCTGCCAAATGGGTCGCGCTGCTGCGCGATGTGAAGACCGACGACAATCTGCTGCTCTTGAAGACCAATATGGGCGCAGGCCATGGCGGCCAGTCGGGCCGGTGGAATTCCCTGCGCGAAACGGCAGAGGAATACGCCTTTATCCTGTGGCAGATGGGGATGGCTGAGGAAGCGGAGTGAGCGAACCGCGAAAATTCACTCGCACCTTCACCGCTGACCCGGCTCATATCGATGAGCTGGGTCATGTGAACAATTCGGTCTGGGTCCAGTGGATTCAGGACTTGGCCACCGCACATTGGGACAGTGCGGCTCTACCCGAACACCGTGAGGCGTTCTTCTGGGTCGTGGTGCGGCACGAGATTGATTATCGCGGGAACATTGCGGCGGGTGAGAGCGCGCTGGGCACAACGTGGATCGACGGTGAGCCTCGCGGGGCGAAGTCGGTCCGCGCGGTCGAGTTCACAGACGCCTCGGGCAAGAAGCTCGTCTCAGCGCGCACCACATGGGCGATCATGGACCGGCAAAGCGGACGGCTGGCGCGGGTGCGACCCGAAGTGCTCGCCAATTTCCGCGTCGAAACTTAGGCGGCGAGTTCGCTCACGGGACCGGGCTTGGGGCGAGATTTTGGCGCCTTGTTGAACAGTTTGAGCCGCTCGAAACACATGCGGTCGCGTCCCGATTCCTTGGCCTGATACAGCAGCGCATCGGCGCGCGCATACATCTCGTCCAAATTCATCAGCTCTTTTGACGCGCTCGGCAATTCGATCACGCCCATGCTCGCCGTGACCGGGAAGTCGATCGCGACTATCTCGGTCGAAATCCGCATCGCCACCATCTGGCGCAAGGCCTCAAGCCGTTCGATCGTCCGCTTGCCGCGCATCAGCACCACAAATTCCTCTCCGCCCAGCCGGATCGCGATTGTGTCGCGGCCATCGCCGCCGCGCAGCGCCTCGGCACAAGCGATCAGCGCGCGGTCGCCGATCTGGTGGCCATAGCGGTCATTGACGCTCTTGAACCGGTCGAGATCGACCAGTGCGAATGTGTCGAAGCCTTCTGCCCGCAACGTGGCAAAGCGGGTTTCGACCGCGCGGCGGTTCATCAATCCGGTCAGCGGGTCGCGCTCGGACAGCTGTTCGAGCATCCGCGCCTCGGTCCGCGCGGCATCGCGTTCGCGCCGAAGGGCAAAGAAGCGGTCGGCAATCGCAAGGCTCATGATCACCACTTCGATACCGATGGCGATATAGATCAGCTGGTCGAGGCTCGATGGGCCAGTATAGGCGCCGACGCCGCGCAGGAATCTCTCAGTTCCGGCGAGAATGAGTGGCATCCAGGCCAGCGCGATAATGCGCGCCGAGCGGCTGCCGCGCCAGATCGCCTCGGCAATCGCGGCGGTGATAACCACCAGCGCCGGAATGAAGGTGAAGAAATAGAGCTGGTCATCGAAAGCCTGCGTTGGGTGCAATTGCAGCGAAAAGAAGCCCGGCATGACTATGGTCCATATGCCGGTTGCTAGCGTCACGCGTCGCATAAACGGTGATTGGGCGTCCTTTTCGAGGAAATCGGCAAGAAACAGCGCTGATATTCCGCAGCCGAGCGCCCAGGTCAGCGCGCCGGCAACGGATATGAAGGCTACCGGCAGGGTGGCGATCACTGAAATCAGCCCTCCTGCAAAGAAGACATAGGCGATCATCGAGGCGACCATCGCCGCGTGGACCAGCACGGACCTCTCGCGCAGCACCACGAAATAGGACAGATCAAACGCCAGAGGCAGGATCAGCATCCCGATCACCAAAGCGAGCAACATCATCTCGAGCTGGGACCAATTGGCATATTCAACCTGATGGATCAGACGTGCCTCGGTTAAGAGCGGAAGAGAATGCGGCAGATCGACCCGCATCAAGACAGCGCGGGTGCTTGTCGTGATCTCGGGCAAGGCAAGCTGGAACACCGGACCGGCAGCAAGAGGCTGACCGTCTTTTTCGAGATAGCGCACGCTGCGCATTGTCCCGTCATCGTCGAGCGCGGCAAAGCTGATCGACTGGTGCCGGGCAATGCGGGTGAAGAAATGGCGCGGCAGCTCGCCGCTTTCCCATGCCGAGCGGTCAAACCACAGCCAGGCCGAGGGCTGATCGGCGCGCCAATCACTGTTGTCGCAGATCCACCGTGTCCGGTCCGCCATCTGCTCGAAACTGACATCAGAGCCGGTTGCGGCGTGGCATTCGGGAGCAATGCTTGCGTCCTTTGGGGCCTGCGCATGCAGAGTGCCCGGCGTTAGCCACAGGGCCAGCACCGCCACCATCTGGGCGAAAAGAGTCAAGAAGCGCGAAGCTTGCATGGAGGCGCAAATAGCAAGCAAGCCGTTACGAAGCGTTTAAGTGGTTGGCTCCGAAACGGTCAGAA
This genomic window from uncultured Erythrobacter sp. contains:
- a CDS encoding acyl-CoA thioesterase, producing the protein MSEPRKFTRTFTADPAHIDELGHVNNSVWVQWIQDLATAHWDSAALPEHREAFFWVVVRHEIDYRGNIAAGESALGTTWIDGEPRGAKSVRAVEFTDASGKKLVSARTTWAIMDRQSGRLARVRPEVLANFRVET
- a CDS encoding diguanylate cyclase codes for the protein MTLFAQMVAVLALWLTPGTLHAQAPKDASIAPECHAATGSDVSFEQMADRTRWICDNSDWRADQPSAWLWFDRSAWESGELPRHFFTRIARHQSISFAALDDDGTMRSVRYLEKDGQPLAAGPVFQLALPEITTSTRAVLMRVDLPHSLPLLTEARLIHQVEYANWSQLEMMLLALVIGMLILPLAFDLSYFVVLRERSVLVHAAMVASMIAYVFFAGGLISVIATLPVAFISVAGALTWALGCGISALFLADFLEKDAQSPFMRRVTLATGIWTIVMPGFFSLQLHPTQAFDDQLYFFTFIPALVVITAAIAEAIWRGSRSARIIALAWMPLILAGTERFLRGVGAYTGPSSLDQLIYIAIGIEVVIMSLAIADRFFALRRERDAARTEARMLEQLSERDPLTGLMNRRAVETRFATLRAEGFDTFALVDLDRFKSVNDRYGHQIGDRALIACAEALRGGDGRDTIAIRLGGEEFVVLMRGKRTIERLEALRQMVAMRISTEIVAIDFPVTASMGVIELPSASKELMNLDEMYARADALLYQAKESGRDRMCFERLKLFNKAPKSRPKPGPVSELAA